From Nicotiana tabacum cultivar K326 chromosome 22, ASM71507v2, whole genome shotgun sequence, one genomic window encodes:
- the LOC107795022 gene encoding adenylate isopentenyltransferase 3, chloroplastic-like: MIGMRNSSLMCKQVWPTLRNLPQKDKVVFVMGVTGAGKSRLSIDLATQFRGEIVNSDKIQVYKGLDIATNKITQEERCGVPHHLLGVIDPYKEFTTKNFCNMASLAVNSITDRGKLPIIVGGSNSFIEALVHDNSHNFRTRYDCCFLWVDVSMNVLNSFLYERVDKMMEQGMTDEVRSMFNPKNTDYTKGIRKAIGVPEFDSYFRAELSNSVDVETRERLLKEAINEVKINNCILASKQLEKIKRLINVKGWKIQRLDATEVFRRKQRNAEEEAEEIWKNMVMGQSIKIVGKFLCENNRSKMVYRNDVTAIKRAAASAIAQY; encoded by the coding sequence ATGATTGGGATGAGAAACTCTTCACTAATGTGCAAACAAGTATGGCCAACTTTGCGAAATTTGCCTCAAAAGGACAAGGTTGTGTTTGTGATGGGAGTCACCGGCGCCGGAAAATCAAGACTGTCAATAGACTTAGCCACTCAATTCAGAGGAGAAATAGTGAACTCCGACAAAATACAAGTGTACAAAGGTCTTGATATTGCCACTAACAAAATCACACAAGAAGAACGTTGTGGTGTACCACACCATCTCCTAGGCGTAATTGATCCTTACAAAGAATTCACCACCAAAAACTTCTGCAACATGGCTTCACTTGCAGTTAACTCTATAACCGACCGCGGTAAACTTCCGATCATCGTTGGAGGTTCCAATTCGTTTATCGAGGCGCTTGTCCACGACAACTCTCATAATTTTCGTACGAGGTATGATTGTTGTTTCCTATGGGTCGATGTGTCCATGAACGTACTAAATTCATTTTTGTACGAACGAGTGGACAAAATGATGGAGCAAGGTATGACTGACGAAGTAAGAAGCATGTTCAATCCAAAAAACACAGATTATACCAAAGGCATACGTAAAGCAATTGGCGTACCAGAATTCGATAGTTATTTTCGAGCTGAATTATCAAATTCTGTTGACGTGGAGACGCGCGAGAGGCTACTAAAAGAAGCTATTAATGAAGTGAAGATCAATAACTGTATACTAGCAAGTAAGCAACTAGAGAAAATAAAGAGACTCATAAATGTTAAGGGATGGAAAATTCAAAGATTAGATGCAACAGAAGTTTTTAGGAGGAAACAGAGAAATGCAGAGGAAGAAGCCGAGGAAATTTGGAAGAATATGGTGATGGGACAGAGCATAAAGATTGTGGGTAAATTTTTATGCGAAAATAATCGGAGCAAAATGGTTTACAGAAATGATGTGACAGCCATTAAGAGAGCAGCAGCGTCGGCCATAGCTCAATATTAG